A window from Cerasicoccus sp. TK19100 encodes these proteins:
- the gcvH gene encoding glycine cleavage system protein GcvH — protein sequence MSNIPADLKYTEEHEWLRAEDDGATIGITDHAQTSLGDITFVELPAVGDVIEKGETFGTVESVKAASDLYAPVSGEVVAINEALDGEPELVNSDPYGEGWMIKVKIDDSEAPALLDAEAYAKICE from the coding sequence ATGTCTAATATCCCGGCCGACCTTAAATACACCGAAGAACACGAATGGCTGCGCGCAGAAGATGACGGCGCGACCATCGGCATCACCGATCACGCGCAAACCAGCCTGGGTGACATCACCTTTGTCGAGCTGCCCGCCGTGGGCGATGTGATCGAAAAGGGCGAAACCTTTGGCACGGTCGAATCCGTCAAGGCCGCATCCGATCTCTACGCGCCCGTCAGCGGCGAGGTGGTCGCGATCAACGAAGCCCTCGACGGCGAGCCCGAGCTGGTCAACAGCGACCCTTACGGCGAAGGCTGGATGATCAAGGTGAAGATCGACGACTCCGAAGCGCCTGCGCTGCTAGATGCCGAGGCTTACGCCAAGATTTGCGAGTAA
- a CDS encoding ROK family protein — translation MLNPLSIQSKITPALDPGFMPASLWNRRYRELARQSSGMREVRFTITRPTGEAWSFDTIMLPDTPQNAEINWLYAERLVKFLLWAWGGSCIYINGAREITAMLRQTYCADGKRAFDHEFMGNTCFGEALSIEIGEAPANHGTSSKPSNARKLDGCRIGFDLGGSDRKCAALIDGEVVYSEEVKWDPYFQEDPAYHLAGIRDSLQLAAKHLPRVDAIGGSAAGIYIANEPRVASLFRGVNPENFDRSIRGIFKQLADEWQVPLVVANDGDVTALAGSMSLGDNAVLGISMGTSLAAGYVDTQGEVLGWLNELAFAPIDYRINAPIDEWSGDGGCGVQYFSQQAVARLIPASGLDIDDHLKLPEKLEAVQAAMKTGDERAANIYDTIGVYFGYALAHYADFYDYRHILFLGRVSSGEGGQRLLDKSQHVLEQEHPELAAQIKISTPDEKMKRHGQAIAAASLPTIQA, via the coding sequence ATGCTTAACCCCCTCTCCATTCAGTCCAAAATCACGCCCGCGCTCGACCCCGGGTTCATGCCGGCCTCGCTGTGGAATCGCCGCTACCGCGAGCTGGCAAGGCAGTCTTCCGGCATGCGTGAGGTCCGCTTTACTATCACGCGTCCAACCGGAGAAGCCTGGTCCTTCGACACAATCATGCTGCCAGACACGCCGCAAAACGCGGAGATCAATTGGCTATACGCTGAGCGGTTGGTAAAATTCCTTCTCTGGGCCTGGGGCGGCAGTTGCATTTATATCAACGGTGCCCGCGAAATCACCGCGATGCTTCGGCAGACTTACTGCGCCGATGGCAAGCGCGCCTTCGACCACGAGTTCATGGGCAATACTTGCTTTGGCGAGGCGCTCAGTATCGAGATCGGCGAAGCTCCGGCGAACCATGGCACGAGCTCGAAACCCAGCAATGCGCGCAAGCTCGACGGTTGCCGGATCGGCTTCGATCTCGGCGGAAGTGACCGCAAATGCGCAGCGCTGATCGACGGCGAAGTCGTTTACTCCGAGGAGGTGAAGTGGGATCCGTATTTCCAGGAAGACCCGGCGTATCATTTGGCAGGCATTCGCGACAGCTTGCAACTCGCCGCCAAGCACCTACCCCGCGTCGACGCCATCGGCGGAAGCGCTGCCGGTATTTACATTGCCAACGAGCCACGCGTGGCCTCGCTCTTTCGCGGGGTGAATCCGGAAAACTTCGACCGTTCGATCCGCGGCATTTTCAAGCAATTAGCCGACGAATGGCAGGTCCCGCTTGTAGTCGCCAACGACGGCGACGTCACCGCACTGGCCGGCTCGATGTCACTCGGTGACAACGCAGTGCTCGGCATTTCGATGGGCACCAGCCTCGCGGCCGGGTATGTTGACACCCAAGGCGAAGTCCTCGGCTGGCTGAACGAACTCGCCTTTGCGCCGATCGATTACCGGATCAATGCGCCCATCGATGAGTGGAGCGGCGACGGTGGTTGCGGCGTGCAGTATTTCTCCCAGCAAGCCGTTGCCCGCTTAATCCCGGCTTCCGGCTTGGACATCGACGACCACCTAAAACTCCCGGAAAAGCTCGAAGCCGTTCAAGCTGCGATGAAGACGGGGGACGAACGCGCCGCCAACATCTACGACACCATCGGGGTTTACTTCGGCTACGCGCTCGCGCACTACGCCGACTTTTATGACTACCGCCACATCTTGTTCCTCGGTCGCGTGAGCTCAGGCGAAGGCGGACAACGCCTCCTCGATAAGTCTCAACACGTGCTGGAGCAGGAGCATCCAGAGCTCGCGGCGCAGATCAAAATCAGCACGCCCGACGAAAAAATGAAACGCCACGGTCAGGCCATTGCCGCCGCCAGTTTGCCAACCATTCAAGCCTAA
- a CDS encoding SGNH/GDSL hydrolase family protein, whose translation MIFTVMGHPFKPGQTILFQGDSITDCGRDRTNVNCYGHGYVRIVASLLASRYPEANLKFINKGISGNRVKDLAARWDEDCIDLKPDWLSILIGVNDCWRAFDQNDPTSAEQYEEGYRGILDRVKDKVEQLIICEPFLLPIPEDRKAWRADLDPKIHVARELAREYKAIFVPFDGVFAQAATRQEMAYWAHDGVHPSPAGHGLMAKTWLQAARV comes from the coding sequence ATGATCTTCACGGTCATGGGACACCCCTTTAAACCCGGACAAACCATTCTCTTTCAAGGCGACAGCATTACTGACTGTGGTCGCGACCGTACCAACGTTAACTGCTACGGGCACGGCTACGTGCGCATCGTGGCCTCGCTGCTCGCCTCGCGCTATCCCGAGGCGAACCTGAAGTTCATCAACAAAGGCATTTCGGGCAACCGCGTGAAGGACCTCGCGGCCCGCTGGGACGAGGATTGCATCGATTTAAAGCCCGACTGGCTCTCGATCCTGATCGGCGTCAACGACTGCTGGCGCGCCTTCGACCAGAACGATCCGACCAGCGCCGAGCAATACGAGGAGGGCTACCGCGGCATCCTCGACCGCGTAAAAGACAAGGTTGAGCAGCTCATCATCTGCGAGCCGTTCCTGCTGCCGATCCCTGAAGACCGCAAGGCGTGGCGGGCCGATTTGGACCCGAAAATCCATGTCGCCCGTGAGTTGGCCCGTGAATATAAGGCGATATTTGTCCCGTTTGACGGCGTTTTTGCCCAGGCTGCCACCCGTCAGGAAATGGCCTATTGGGCGCATGACGGCGTGCACCCAAGCCCGGCTGGTCACGGATTAATGGCCAAGACCTGGCTGCAGGCGGCTCGCGTTTAA
- a CDS encoding DinB family protein, translating to MPEIVDDNIACLRQGVTLLVELGDAAFSEGQTLCFGSSIGQHLRHNIDHAYCFLRGLASGNIDYDARARDSRLETDVAYASDALEDLAKELATISEADLEKPVTVMMDSGAAIPTPAHSTVRRELQFLLSHTVHHYALISTIRRIQGCETPAEFGVAPSTLKHQLAE from the coding sequence ATGCCAGAAATTGTAGATGACAACATCGCCTGCTTGCGACAAGGCGTCACGCTGCTAGTGGAGTTGGGCGACGCCGCGTTTTCCGAGGGCCAAACGCTGTGCTTTGGCAGCTCAATTGGCCAGCATCTGCGGCACAATATCGACCACGCCTATTGTTTCCTGCGGGGCCTCGCCAGCGGCAATATCGACTACGACGCCCGCGCCCGCGACTCGCGGCTGGAAACCGATGTCGCCTACGCCAGCGACGCACTGGAGGACCTGGCCAAGGAACTGGCGACCATCAGCGAGGCCGATCTGGAAAAACCCGTCACTGTGATGATGGACTCCGGTGCCGCGATCCCCACCCCGGCGCACTCCACCGTGCGGCGAGAATTGCAATTTTTGCTGAGCCATACGGTGCACCACTATGCGCTGATCAGCACCATTCGCCGCATCCAGGGCTGCGAGACGCCAGCCGAGTTTGGCGTCGCTCCGTCCACGCTCAAACACCAGCTCGCGGAGTAA
- the menB gene encoding 1,4-dihydroxy-2-naphthoyl-CoA synthase, which yields MSDWIEVKPFEEILYHKLPGEGIAKVTINRPHRRNAFTPDTVMEMIEAFTDAREDPEIGCVLLCGQNPQTDGKYAFCSGGDQKIRGDKAGGYQGKDGVPRLNVLDLQKLIRSMPKVVIALVAGYAIGGGHVLHVVCDMTIAADNAVFGQTGPKVGSFDGGFGSSYLARSVGQKKAREIWYLCRQYDAQEALDMGLVNKVVPVDQLEAEGIAWARDVMQHSPLAIRCLKSAFNAELDGQAGIQELAGNATLLYYLTEQGEEGHQSYVNKRKPDFKKYPWLP from the coding sequence ATGAGCGACTGGATCGAAGTAAAGCCCTTTGAGGAAATTCTCTACCACAAGCTGCCCGGCGAGGGCATTGCCAAGGTAACCATCAACCGCCCGCATCGCCGCAACGCTTTCACGCCCGATACGGTGATGGAAATGATCGAGGCCTTCACCGATGCGCGCGAAGACCCCGAGATCGGCTGCGTGCTGCTCTGTGGCCAGAACCCGCAGACCGATGGCAAATACGCCTTTTGCTCCGGCGGCGACCAGAAGATCCGCGGCGACAAGGCCGGTGGCTATCAGGGCAAGGACGGCGTGCCGCGCCTCAATGTGCTCGATTTACAAAAGCTGATCCGCTCCATGCCGAAGGTGGTGATCGCGCTCGTCGCCGGTTATGCGATCGGCGGCGGCCATGTGCTCCACGTGGTCTGCGACATGACGATTGCGGCGGACAACGCCGTGTTCGGCCAGACCGGCCCCAAGGTCGGCAGCTTCGACGGCGGCTTCGGTTCCAGTTATTTGGCGCGCAGCGTCGGCCAAAAGAAGGCCCGCGAAATTTGGTATCTCTGCCGTCAATACGACGCGCAGGAAGCGCTCGACATGGGCCTCGTGAACAAGGTCGTGCCGGTCGATCAGCTCGAAGCCGAGGGCATTGCCTGGGCGCGCGACGTGATGCAGCACAGCCCCTTGGCCATCCGTTGCCTCAAGAGCGCATTCAACGCCGAGCTCGACGGACAGGCCGGCATCCAGGAGCTCGCCGGCAACGCGACGCTGCTCTATTACCTGACCGAGCAGGGCGAGGAGGGCCACCAGTCTTACGTCAACAAGCGCAAACCCGACTTTAAAAAGTATCCCTGGCTGCCGTAG
- a CDS encoding D-2-hydroxyacid dehydrogenase, with protein sequence MSLRIYVDFKMPPDARQWLENNVGEHELIFPLQPMTSVLAKPEPDPQFQTADIAFGQPSVESVQQATNLRWLSISSSGMTRYDNDAFRTLMQERQTAVTHSATVFNRACALHAFSFMLAEARKLPEALQTQVAHSSPGWPDIRARSTLLEGDSVLIVGHGAIGRRLVELLQPLGMQIKGYRRRPRGDEGIPMVTEKEYPFALASADHVINILPESDATRHFFNARSFATMKYGAVFYNIGRGATVDQDALAEFLLFKKLKAAWLDVTTPEPLPRGHMLLSLPNCHITPHIAGGHHGEHMTLVRHFIDNLRRFEQGETLVDRVM encoded by the coding sequence ATGAGTTTGCGCATTTATGTGGACTTCAAGATGCCCCCCGATGCTCGCCAGTGGTTGGAAAACAACGTTGGCGAGCACGAGTTGATTTTCCCATTGCAGCCGATGACGTCGGTGCTCGCCAAGCCAGAGCCGGACCCGCAATTTCAGACGGCGGATATCGCCTTTGGTCAGCCGAGCGTCGAGTCAGTCCAACAAGCGACCAACCTTCGCTGGCTCAGCATCAGCTCATCCGGGATGACGCGCTACGATAACGACGCGTTCCGCACCCTGATGCAGGAACGGCAAACGGCCGTCACCCACAGCGCCACGGTGTTTAACCGCGCCTGCGCACTCCACGCCTTTAGCTTCATGCTCGCCGAGGCCCGCAAACTGCCCGAGGCGCTGCAGACCCAGGTCGCGCACTCCAGCCCTGGCTGGCCAGACATCCGGGCGCGCTCGACCTTACTCGAAGGCGACAGCGTGCTGATCGTTGGCCACGGTGCGATTGGCCGTCGGTTGGTCGAGCTGCTGCAGCCGCTGGGCATGCAGATAAAAGGCTACCGGCGGCGTCCACGCGGCGACGAAGGCATCCCCATGGTCACCGAGAAGGAGTATCCCTTCGCACTGGCCTCCGCCGATCACGTGATCAACATCCTCCCCGAAAGCGATGCCACGCGCCACTTCTTTAACGCCCGCAGCTTCGCCACGATGAAATACGGCGCAGTGTTTTACAACATTGGCCGCGGCGCCACTGTCGACCAGGATGCGCTGGCAGAGTTTCTGTTGTTCAAGAAACTCAAAGCCGCCTGGCTGGACGTCACCACCCCTGAGCCCTTACCGCGCGGGCACATGCTGCTGTCTTTACCAAATTGCCACATCACACCGCACATTGCCGGCGGTCATCACGGCGAACACATGACGCTGGTGCGCCATTTTATCGACAACCTGCGCCGCTTCGAACAAGGCGAGACCTTGGTGGATCGGGTGATGTAG
- a CDS encoding PIG-L deacetylase family protein: MMIPLSHEQAELFIPDEALGSEAISRTTHLGIGAHQDDLEFMALHGILQCFQRDDQWFGGVTCTDGAGSARTGPYADFTDEQMKQVRVQEQNTAAIIGQYSFIAQLAHPSSTCKQGALRQPVIDDLKRILETARPDCVYTHNPADKHATHIGVFLATVAAIRALPKEARPKQLIGCEVWRSLDWLNDEDKTILPLSKHPNLAASLNGVFDSQISGGKRYDLAVEGRRLANATFFDSHSVDQHNRVAFALDLTPLIEDDDLSPAEYVNRYLTKFTQSVQAQFESLA; the protein is encoded by the coding sequence ATGATGATCCCTCTTTCCCACGAACAAGCCGAGCTGTTCATCCCCGACGAAGCACTTGGCAGTGAAGCCATTTCCCGCACCACGCACCTGGGCATCGGTGCCCATCAGGACGACTTGGAGTTCATGGCACTGCACGGAATTTTGCAGTGCTTTCAGCGCGATGACCAGTGGTTTGGCGGCGTCACCTGCACCGACGGCGCAGGCAGCGCGCGCACCGGCCCCTACGCCGACTTCACCGATGAGCAGATGAAGCAAGTGCGCGTGCAGGAACAAAACACCGCTGCCATCATCGGCCAATACAGCTTCATCGCTCAGCTTGCGCATCCCAGTAGCACCTGCAAACAAGGTGCCCTGCGTCAGCCCGTGATCGACGACTTAAAACGCATTCTCGAAACCGCGCGACCAGACTGTGTTTACACGCACAACCCCGCTGACAAGCACGCGACACACATCGGCGTGTTTCTGGCAACAGTGGCAGCGATCCGAGCGTTGCCCAAAGAAGCACGTCCCAAGCAACTGATTGGCTGCGAAGTGTGGCGTTCCCTTGATTGGCTGAACGACGAGGATAAAACCATTCTCCCGCTGAGCAAGCACCCGAACCTCGCCGCGTCGCTCAACGGCGTGTTTGATTCACAAATCTCCGGAGGCAAACGCTACGACCTAGCGGTGGAAGGTCGTCGCCTAGCTAACGCGACGTTCTTCGATTCCCACTCGGTCGACCAACACAACCGCGTCGCCTTCGCGCTCGACCTAACGCCACTCATTGAGGACGACGATCTCTCACCCGCTGAATACGTGAACCGCTACCTCACGAAATTCACACAAAGCGTGCAGGCTCAGTTTGAGAGCTTAGCCTAA